A single Verrucomicrobiia bacterium DNA region contains:
- the aroB gene encoding 3-dehydroquinate synthase produces MRTVRVSLGRRSYDIKIASGLINKLGVECARLRLGKRCAIITDAHVGRWYAKPAYNSLSRAGFDPALVVVPAGEIAKSLKSAQSCYRRLAAHRLERHSFIVALGGGVVGDLAGFVAATYLRGIPFVQVPTTLLAQVDSSVGGKTGVNLKAGKNLVGAFHQPRLVLCDLTALHTLPSRELRAGLAEVIKYGIIYDAPFFQRLERDLPKLLQRKNPVLAPVIARCCEIKAEVVSQDETESGLRAILNFGHTIGHGLEAISHYGKYLHGEAIAIGQVAAARLSQQFCGLKAADTARIASLFKRAGLPTTVKLTAACRTKLLAAMKLDKKVHAGEIKFVLANRIGKVTWGQRVPAPDLETLLSNHA; encoded by the coding sequence GTGCGCACTGTCAGAGTTTCACTAGGCCGCCGCAGTTACGACATCAAGATCGCTTCCGGATTGATCAACAAACTGGGGGTCGAATGTGCGCGGCTGAGGCTCGGCAAACGTTGCGCCATCATCACCGACGCGCACGTTGGCCGCTGGTATGCCAAACCGGCTTACAACTCCCTTTCGCGCGCTGGATTTGACCCGGCGCTCGTCGTCGTGCCGGCCGGCGAAATCGCCAAGAGCCTCAAATCCGCACAAAGTTGCTACCGGCGCCTCGCGGCGCACCGGCTCGAACGGCACTCGTTCATCGTCGCTTTGGGTGGCGGAGTGGTTGGCGATCTGGCGGGATTTGTCGCCGCCACTTATCTGCGCGGCATTCCGTTCGTGCAAGTGCCCACCACGCTGCTCGCGCAAGTGGACAGCTCGGTCGGAGGCAAAACCGGCGTCAACCTGAAGGCGGGCAAAAATCTGGTCGGCGCTTTCCATCAACCGCGACTGGTATTGTGCGACCTGACCGCGCTCCACACCCTGCCCTCGCGCGAACTTCGCGCGGGTCTGGCTGAAGTGATCAAGTACGGCATCATTTACGACGCGCCATTCTTTCAACGATTGGAGCGCGATCTCCCCAAGCTTTTACAACGCAAAAATCCGGTACTCGCCCCCGTCATCGCGCGCTGTTGCGAAATCAAAGCGGAGGTTGTGAGCCAGGACGAAACCGAAAGTGGCCTTCGCGCCATCCTGAATTTTGGGCATACCATCGGGCACGGCCTCGAGGCCATTTCGCATTACGGCAAATATTTGCACGGCGAGGCGATCGCCATCGGTCAGGTGGCCGCCGCCCGGTTATCCCAGCAATTCTGCGGTCTGAAAGCCGCGGACACCGCACGCATCGCATCGCTGTTCAAACGCGCGGGTTTGCCAACCACGGTAAAGTTGACGGCCGCCTGTCGCACCAAGCTGCTGGCCGCCATGAAGCTGGATAAGAAAGTTCACGCCGGTGAAATCAAATTCGTGCTCGCCAACCGAATCGGAAAGGTAACTTGGGGACAACGCGTGCCCGCACCGGATCTGGAAACTCTCCTGAGCAATCATGCCTGA
- a CDS encoding M3 family oligoendopeptidase, whose amino-acid sequence MDLLPFGELPPFKPRQFIPADLTFTDWPRMAPWFDAVEDRLALARSAADLEAVLIAWSELSAAVDEEASRRYIAMTCHTDHPEAEQRYLQFVEEIEPQLKTRQFQLERAFIEHPQRSQLPSRRFEVLIRSVKNLVELFREENVALETEEAKIGQQYQKLSGALTVTFQGEERTLVAMGKYLEEPDRPLREEAWTLVAQRRLEEREAFETQLEQLLALRQQIARNAGFRNYRDYVFRAKGRFDYTPADCVTFHEAVAQEVVPVLRDLQERRRQQLGLERLRPWDTAVDPLQRPALKPFTDVAELITRTQKIFDRLDPQLAVGFAKLRTAKLLDLANRKGKAPGGYQSTLNEARLPFIFMNAVGQKRDVEVLLHEAGHAFHALAAQSEDLLAYRSAPIEFCEVASMSMELLGNEFLGEFYTGDEIRRARVEHLESIISVLGWIATVDAFQHWLYTHPGHDRTARGAAWNELMDRFGGSVDWSGYEAARTHLWHRQLHIFLYPFYYIEYGIAQLGALQVWANSKRDRRQALHDYQAALALGGSRPLPELFAAAGCRFQFDASIIKPLVELLRGELTKLHA is encoded by the coding sequence ATGGATTTATTGCCTTTTGGGGAGTTGCCGCCGTTCAAGCCGCGCCAGTTTATTCCGGCAGATTTAACCTTTACGGATTGGCCGCGGATGGCGCCGTGGTTTGACGCGGTGGAGGACCGGCTGGCGCTGGCGCGTTCGGCAGCGGATTTGGAAGCAGTGCTGATTGCGTGGAGTGAATTGAGCGCCGCCGTAGATGAGGAGGCATCGCGCCGTTACATCGCGATGACGTGCCACACGGATCATCCGGAAGCCGAACAGCGTTACCTGCAATTCGTGGAGGAGATCGAGCCGCAGCTCAAAACGCGACAGTTTCAACTGGAGCGCGCCTTCATCGAGCATCCGCAGCGGAGTCAACTGCCGTCGCGCCGGTTCGAGGTGCTGATTCGGAGCGTGAAAAATCTGGTCGAACTGTTCCGCGAGGAAAACGTCGCTCTGGAAACCGAGGAAGCCAAAATCGGTCAGCAGTATCAGAAATTGAGCGGGGCGCTGACGGTGACGTTTCAGGGAGAAGAACGCACGTTGGTGGCGATGGGGAAGTATCTCGAAGAACCGGATCGGCCGTTGCGAGAGGAGGCCTGGACGCTGGTGGCGCAACGCCGCTTGGAGGAGCGGGAGGCGTTTGAAACACAGTTGGAGCAGTTACTGGCACTGCGGCAACAGATCGCGCGGAACGCGGGTTTCCGCAACTATCGCGATTACGTCTTTCGCGCCAAGGGCCGCTTCGATTATACCCCGGCGGATTGCGTCACGTTTCACGAGGCGGTGGCGCAGGAGGTCGTACCGGTGTTGCGGGACTTGCAGGAACGCCGTCGGCAACAACTTGGGCTGGAACGGCTGCGGCCGTGGGACACGGCGGTGGATCCGTTGCAACGTCCGGCGTTGAAACCGTTCACGGACGTGGCGGAGTTGATCACGCGCACGCAAAAGATTTTTGACCGGCTGGACCCGCAACTGGCCGTCGGTTTTGCCAAACTGCGTACGGCAAAGCTGCTGGATCTGGCCAATCGCAAGGGCAAGGCGCCGGGGGGCTATCAATCCACGCTGAACGAAGCGCGGCTGCCGTTTATTTTCATGAACGCAGTCGGACAAAAGCGGGACGTGGAAGTGTTGCTGCACGAGGCAGGACACGCCTTTCACGCGCTGGCGGCGCAGAGCGAGGATTTGCTCGCCTACCGCAGCGCGCCGATCGAGTTTTGCGAGGTGGCGTCCATGAGCATGGAACTGCTTGGTAATGAATTCCTCGGCGAATTTTACACGGGCGACGAAATCCGCCGCGCCCGGGTCGAGCATCTGGAGAGCATCATCAGCGTGCTGGGTTGGATTGCCACGGTGGATGCGTTTCAACATTGGCTCTATACACATCCGGGACACGATCGGACCGCCCGCGGCGCGGCGTGGAATGAATTGATGGATCGCTTCGGCGGCAGTGTGGATTGGAGCGGTTATGAAGCGGCGCGCACCCATTTATGGCACCGGCAACTGCACATTTTCCTCTACCCGTTTTACTACATTGAATACGGAATCGCGCAGTTGGGCGCGTTGCAGGTCTGGGCGAATTCCAAACGCGATCGGCGTCAGGCGCTGCACGATTACCAGGCCGCGCTGGCGTTGGGCGGATCGCGGCCATTACCCGAACTGTTCGCCGCGGCCGGGTGTCGGTTTCAGTTTGACGCGAGCATCATCAAACCGCTCGTGGAATTGCTCCGGGGCGAGTTGACGAAACTGCACGCGTAA
- a CDS encoding cysteine peptidase family C39 domain-containing protein, with protein sequence MHWTPWIEAVAVALLAAAGAGLGYWFSRLRRPYWVLGYCLPLGLIVIYGIAARHPALAVEPPLAWMMMGRNKFAVVGLVAAMVLTTPLSRISGRRARVLIVILMMVMVAFVSVWPFLAPAFNRSYLAQLKTRLDEDGICRQSNDYNCGPAAAVTALRRLGFPAEEGELAILAHTSTATGTPPDILARALQEKYGTDGLLSEFRGFQSVDELPSTDLTLAVVKFSFMLDHYVAILAVNDDQVVVGDPLSGKTILSRDEFARRWRYVGVVLRRAPAAPTTDSAPIGNPPR encoded by the coding sequence ATGCACTGGACTCCATGGATTGAAGCGGTGGCGGTGGCCCTGCTCGCGGCGGCGGGAGCCGGGTTGGGCTATTGGTTTTCCCGGTTGCGACGACCCTATTGGGTGCTCGGCTATTGTCTCCCGCTGGGGTTGATCGTCATTTATGGAATTGCCGCGCGCCATCCAGCGCTCGCGGTCGAACCACCCCTCGCCTGGATGATGATGGGGCGAAACAAATTCGCGGTGGTTGGCCTGGTGGCCGCAATGGTGTTGACCACGCCATTATCCCGAATCTCCGGCCGACGCGCCCGCGTTTTGATTGTCATCCTCATGATGGTGATGGTTGCTTTCGTGTCCGTGTGGCCGTTCCTCGCTCCAGCGTTCAATCGCAGTTATCTCGCGCAGTTGAAGACCCGCCTGGACGAGGATGGTATTTGTCGCCAGAGCAATGATTACAACTGTGGTCCCGCCGCGGCGGTGACGGCATTGCGTCGGTTGGGATTCCCGGCGGAGGAAGGCGAACTGGCCATTCTTGCACATACGAGCACGGCGACGGGCACGCCCCCGGACATTCTCGCCCGAGCCTTGCAGGAAAAGTACGGCACGGACGGATTACTCAGTGAGTTTCGTGGGTTTCAGAGCGTGGATGAATTGCCAAGCACCGATCTTACGCTGGCGGTGGTCAAATTTAGTTTCATGCTGGATCACTACGTGGCGATTCTGGCGGTGAATGACGATCAGGTCGTGGTGGGCGATCCGTTGAGCGGGAAAACCATTCTGTCCCGGGACGAGTTTGCCCGACGCTGGCGCTATGTGGGCGTGGTTTTACGTCGCGCCCCTGCCGCGCCGACCACTGATTCGGCGCCAATTGGAAACCCGCCGCGTTGA
- a CDS encoding alpha/beta hydrolase codes for MTSFLLALLCGYVLLVLCGCAWQRKLLYHPARYSLAEETALARERGFSLWTNSAGEMMGWKYVRSDDATWNVLILHGNGGAAIGRGYLAQSISQATPADVYVLEYPGYGARGGRPSLKSWLRSAEAALAALPQGRSTYLVSESLGTGPAAHLARRHPEQVSGMVMFVPYDSLPALAQNRMPWLLPYFFLRDRYRPAAWLRDYRQPIQFVIAGADQTIPPKFGERLYENYAGPKQLQVISGAAHNEATEHPPEWWRDTFDFLMHPSDR; via the coding sequence GTGACTTCTTTTCTGCTGGCGCTGCTGTGTGGCTATGTGTTGCTCGTGCTATGCGGCTGCGCGTGGCAACGTAAATTGCTTTATCACCCGGCGCGTTATTCGCTGGCGGAAGAAACCGCTCTGGCGCGGGAACGTGGCTTCAGTCTTTGGACCAATTCCGCAGGTGAAATGATGGGATGGAAATATGTCCGATCTGATGACGCAACCTGGAATGTCTTGATTTTGCACGGCAATGGCGGAGCGGCAATCGGCCGTGGCTATCTCGCACAATCCATCAGTCAGGCGACGCCCGCGGACGTTTATGTGTTGGAATATCCCGGTTATGGCGCGCGTGGCGGGCGGCCCAGCCTGAAAAGCTGGTTGCGTTCGGCTGAAGCGGCGCTGGCTGCGTTGCCGCAAGGGCGATCCACTTATCTGGTCAGTGAATCACTCGGGACCGGCCCCGCGGCGCATTTGGCACGGCGCCATCCGGAGCAAGTGAGCGGAATGGTGATGTTTGTGCCGTACGACAGTTTGCCGGCTCTGGCACAGAACCGTATGCCTTGGTTATTGCCCTATTTTTTCCTGCGTGATCGCTATCGTCCCGCCGCCTGGTTGCGGGATTATCGTCAGCCGATCCAATTTGTGATTGCGGGAGCCGATCAAACCATCCCGCCCAAGTTTGGCGAGCGGCTCTATGAAAATTATGCCGGGCCGAAGCAGTTGCAGGTGATTTCTGGAGCCGCGCACAATGAAGCCACGGAACACCCTCCCGAGTGGTGGCGGGACACCTTCGACTTCCTGATGCACCCCTCTGATCGGTGA
- a CDS encoding nucleotidyl transferase AbiEii/AbiGii toxin family protein yields MPLTTLQKDILAVLAANRSEESHFAGGIVLNATDDSARFSHDFDIFHELAGEVTRASNRDVESLRRAGFEVDTSSRNNEWKEDATFRKARVRRGEQSVEIDWAADSAFRFFPIERDALLGWRLHLFDMATNKALALSARTETRDYVDIVELHKTFPLPAICWAACGKDPGFSPLSLIKMMKRFAKVSPTELDKIKARALDPVKLKMAWIEMSDAAEAEMIRVADEQPDLPIGVAFVDAAGQPGWIGNDSSLRIHAPSVRGCWPTVHGLEL; encoded by the coding sequence ATGCCTCTCACCACTTTACAAAAAGATATCCTAGCGGTTCTCGCAGCGAATCGGAGCGAGGAAAGCCATTTCGCGGGCGGGATCGTGTTGAATGCCACGGACGATTCGGCGCGGTTCTCGCATGACTTCGACATTTTCCATGAACTGGCGGGGGAAGTCACGCGCGCCAGCAATCGGGATGTGGAAAGTTTGCGGCGCGCGGGCTTTGAGGTGGACACGTCATCAAGAAATAATGAGTGGAAAGAAGATGCCACATTTCGCAAAGCAAGAGTACGGCGCGGCGAGCAATCCGTGGAGATAGATTGGGCGGCTGATTCGGCTTTTCGTTTCTTCCCGATCGAACGGGACGCGCTGCTCGGCTGGCGACTACACCTGTTCGACATGGCAACCAACAAGGCACTGGCACTGTCCGCCCGCACGGAAACGCGCGATTACGTGGACATCGTGGAATTGCACAAAACTTTTCCATTGCCGGCAATCTGTTGGGCGGCGTGCGGCAAGGACCCCGGGTTCAGCCCGCTCTCGTTGATCAAAATGATGAAACGGTTTGCCAAGGTCAGCCCGACGGAACTTGATAAGATCAAAGCCCGCGCGCTCGACCCGGTGAAACTCAAGATGGCGTGGATTGAAATGAGCGATGCGGCGGAGGCGGAGATGATTCGGGTGGCGGATGAGCAACCGGACCTACCGATTGGAGTGGCGTTTGTGGACGCGGCGGGCCAACCGGGCTGGATCGGCAATGATTCCTCGTTGCGAATTCACGCGCCGTCCGTGCGCGGCTGCTGGCCGACGGTGCATGGGTTGGAGCTGTAG
- the aspS gene encoding aspartate--tRNA ligase, producing the protein MKRTHHCNELRPTHIGQTVTLNGWVHSRRDLGGLIFIDVRDREGRTQTVFDPSDLPAALFERAAALRSECVVSLTGKVRQRPDGTNNPKIPTGEIEVAVQSLEVLNMADVLPFQIDDPEAAAKVAEDTRLQYRYLDLRRPEMAHHLRLRSKVAIATRQFMDEQGFLEVETPTLFKSTPEGAREFLVPNRREPGTFYALPQSPQQFKQILMVAGVEKYFQLARCYRDEDLRADRQPEFTQVDIEMSFIDREDIYALIEGLLARIWKTALAVDVPTPFPRISFAEALNRYGIDKPDTRFGLELVDFTEEFKASTFKVFSGAIANGGVVKALNAKGLAGATQGQIETMTEYAKSFGAKGLAFIKVERASGAAAASPKGDGSASAAGATEASQPPVEWKSPIVKFFSAAEKEALTRKLNIEEGDLILFAADQWLNACEILGKIRLYCADILKAQGKLVIDPKRFNFLWVIEFPLLGFDREQNRWYSSHHPFTAPVAEDIPLLQTDPKRVRGQHYDIVVNGIELGGGSIRIHQPEVQKTIFEELLQIPPDETKLRFGYMLEAFRYGAPPHGGIALGFDRLIAILCGTPSIRDVIAFPKTAKGTDLMTSSPSTVSPKQLRELYIEVKVKKPEVPAVSKA; encoded by the coding sequence ATGAAACGCACACATCATTGCAATGAATTGCGTCCGACGCACATCGGACAAACGGTTACTTTGAACGGCTGGGTTCATTCCCGCCGCGACCTCGGCGGGCTTATCTTTATTGACGTTCGCGACCGCGAAGGCCGCACCCAAACCGTATTTGATCCTTCGGATTTGCCGGCTGCCCTTTTCGAGCGCGCCGCCGCGTTGCGCAGCGAGTGCGTGGTCAGCCTGACTGGTAAAGTGCGCCAGCGACCGGATGGCACGAACAATCCCAAGATTCCGACGGGCGAAATCGAGGTCGCCGTGCAGTCGCTTGAAGTGTTGAACATGGCGGACGTGTTGCCGTTCCAGATTGATGATCCGGAGGCGGCGGCCAAAGTGGCGGAGGACACGCGCCTGCAATATCGCTACCTGGATTTGCGGCGGCCCGAGATGGCGCACCACCTTCGGCTGCGTTCCAAAGTGGCCATTGCGACGCGCCAGTTCATGGATGAACAAGGTTTTCTGGAAGTTGAAACTCCCACGTTGTTCAAATCCACGCCGGAGGGCGCGCGCGAATTTCTGGTGCCGAACCGTCGCGAGCCGGGCACGTTTTACGCCTTGCCCCAGTCGCCGCAGCAGTTCAAACAAATTCTGATGGTGGCCGGCGTGGAGAAGTATTTTCAACTCGCGCGCTGCTATCGCGATGAGGACTTGCGCGCGGACCGGCAGCCGGAGTTCACGCAGGTGGACATCGAGATGAGCTTCATTGATCGGGAAGACATTTACGCGCTCATTGAAGGCTTGCTCGCTCGCATTTGGAAAACGGCTTTGGCGGTGGACGTGCCGACGCCTTTCCCGCGTATTTCATTTGCTGAAGCTCTGAATCGCTACGGTATAGACAAACCCGATACGCGCTTTGGCCTGGAGCTGGTGGATTTCACCGAGGAATTCAAAGCGAGCACGTTCAAGGTGTTTTCCGGCGCGATTGCGAACGGTGGCGTGGTGAAGGCGTTGAACGCAAAAGGACTGGCGGGCGCCACCCAGGGGCAGATTGAAACCATGACGGAATACGCCAAGAGTTTCGGCGCGAAAGGACTGGCCTTCATCAAAGTTGAGCGTGCGAGTGGCGCCGCCGCCGCGTCGCCAAAAGGTGACGGTAGCGCCTCTGCTGCCGGTGCGACGGAGGCGTCGCAGCCACCGGTCGAATGGAAATCACCGATCGTGAAGTTTTTTAGCGCGGCGGAGAAGGAAGCCTTGACCAGGAAGTTAAACATCGAGGAAGGCGATTTGATTTTATTCGCGGCGGACCAATGGCTGAACGCCTGTGAGATTCTTGGCAAGATCCGGCTTTATTGCGCGGATATTTTGAAAGCGCAGGGGAAACTGGTCATTGATCCAAAGCGGTTCAATTTCCTGTGGGTGATTGAGTTTCCGTTGCTCGGTTTCGACCGCGAACAAAACCGCTGGTATTCCAGTCATCACCCGTTCACCGCACCCGTGGCGGAAGATATTCCACTGTTGCAAACCGACCCGAAGCGGGTGCGCGGCCAGCATTACGACATCGTCGTCAACGGCATTGAACTGGGCGGCGGCTCGATTCGGATCCATCAACCCGAGGTGCAGAAGACCATCTTCGAGGAACTGCTCCAGATTCCACCGGACGAGACCAAGCTGCGCTTTGGTTACATGCTCGAAGCGTTCCGTTACGGCGCCCCGCCGCATGGAGGCATCGCGTTGGGCTTCGACCGGCTTATTGCGATTCTCTGCGGCACGCCGAGCATCCGCGACGTGATTGCCTTCCCGAAGACTGCGAAAGGCACGGATTTGATGACGAGTTCGCCTTCGACCGTATCACCGAAGCAACTGCGCGAACTTTACATTGAGGTGAAGGTGAAAAAGCCTGAAGTGCCCGCTGTGTCGAAAGCGTAA
- a CDS encoding DUF1559 domain-containing protein, with protein sequence MKTKKCLRPGSASTRIKHFGFTLIELLVVIAIIAILAAMLLPALSKAKEKAQRTMCLNNLKQLQLCWIMYAHDNNDTCTPNGPGLNPNMKDIPGYEAWIYGDVQVDINTTNIEQGVLFPYNKSTAIYVCPDDKFMVVKGDQKYRTTRSFSMVNFMPPVGKKYSTLNDPKPAKALVFMEEQENFTGQTYRNFINDGNIGLRAYPRREWGDLPGRRHNNGLIVSLADGHVEFWKWKSPKRNPPTRGRGAFPDEWSDLDRIQQHLPGYGVNP encoded by the coding sequence ATGAAGACAAAAAAATGTCTCCGACCAGGTTCAGCTTCGACCCGAATAAAGCATTTTGGCTTTACGCTGATTGAATTGTTGGTGGTGATTGCGATCATCGCCATTCTCGCAGCGATGTTGCTCCCCGCGTTGTCCAAAGCCAAAGAAAAGGCGCAACGCACCATGTGCCTCAACAATCTCAAGCAGTTGCAGTTGTGTTGGATCATGTACGCGCATGACAACAACGACACCTGCACTCCGAACGGACCGGGACTCAATCCCAACATGAAAGATATTCCGGGTTATGAGGCTTGGATTTACGGGGACGTGCAAGTGGACATCAACACGACCAACATCGAGCAGGGGGTGCTCTTTCCTTACAATAAATCCACCGCGATTTATGTCTGCCCGGATGACAAGTTCATGGTGGTCAAGGGCGACCAGAAGTACCGCACAACGCGGAGTTTTTCGATGGTTAATTTCATGCCGCCCGTCGGGAAAAAATACTCCACACTCAATGATCCCAAGCCGGCCAAGGCGCTCGTTTTCATGGAGGAACAGGAAAATTTCACCGGCCAGACTTATCGCAATTTTATTAATGACGGAAATATCGGCTTGCGCGCCTATCCGAGACGCGAATGGGGTGATTTGCCGGGGCGCCGTCATAATAACGGCCTGATTGTTTCCCTGGCGGACGGCCACGTCGAGTTTTGGAAATGGAAATCGCCCAAGCGCAATCCTCCGACGCGCGGCCGCGGCGCTTTCCCCGATGAATGGTCGGACTTGGATCGCATCCAGCAGCATCTTCCCGGTTACGGGGTGAATCCTTGA
- a CDS encoding prepilin-type N-terminal cleavage/methylation domain-containing protein: MTPAQRGGFTLIELLVVIAIIAILAAMLLPALSRAKVKAQGISCLNNGRQIMLAWRLYVDDNQDRVPQSYGPNQWVNGKLNFNLANPSNWNPETDLMKSLLWPYCGNNLGIWRCPGDRSTARATAGPNAGQLVPRVRSISMNGWFDSTDIAGFAPSGFRVYKKMSDLTSPGPAMTWVFLDEREDSINDGEFVVSMFGYPSNPGQWMLVDYPASYHGQAGGLSFADGHSEIRRWKDARTMPALRSGQGLPLNVVSANNEDVLWLMERSTRLR, from the coding sequence ATGACGCCTGCCCAGCGGGGCGGTTTCACACTGATTGAGTTGCTGGTCGTGATTGCGATTATCGCCATTTTAGCCGCCATGTTGTTGCCGGCCTTGAGCCGGGCCAAGGTCAAAGCCCAGGGAATTTCGTGCTTGAACAACGGGCGCCAAATCATGCTCGCGTGGCGGCTTTACGTGGATGATAATCAAGATCGCGTGCCGCAATCCTATGGCCCCAACCAGTGGGTGAATGGCAAACTCAATTTCAACCTGGCCAATCCGAGCAACTGGAATCCGGAAACGGACCTCATGAAAAGTCTGCTTTGGCCCTACTGCGGTAATAATTTGGGCATCTGGCGATGTCCTGGTGATCGCTCTACGGCGCGAGCGACTGCCGGTCCCAATGCGGGCCAGTTGGTGCCGCGAGTTCGCAGTATTTCCATGAACGGCTGGTTCGATAGTACGGACATCGCGGGATTCGCGCCGTCCGGATTTCGCGTTTACAAAAAGATGAGCGACCTCACCAGTCCCGGCCCGGCCATGACGTGGGTTTTCCTGGATGAACGGGAGGACAGCATTAACGATGGTGAATTCGTGGTGAGCATGTTTGGCTATCCGTCGAATCCAGGCCAGTGGATGCTGGTGGATTATCCGGCCAGTTACCACGGGCAGGCGGGCGGCCTGTCGTTTGCCGATGGTCACTCGGAAATTCGACGTTGGAAGGATGCGCGGACGATGCCGGCGCTCCGATCGGGTCAGGGATTGCCCTTGAACGTGGTGTCGGCGAACAATGAAGACGTGCTTTGGTTGATGGAACGCTCGACGCGGTTGCGCTGA
- a CDS encoding MFS transporter, whose translation MTDSAPSAKASPAGETMLRSWQTRIFWLLWGAYAAYYLCRVNFAVAQPLILKEFPTWSSTHIGMIPSTYAIFYAIGQMVNGTLCARFGARRMITIALLMAALTNLLFAFASSFSVMLVLWAINGCAQSAGWSLVVQTIANWTTSKRRGTVVGLISTCYTVGNVASWLLAGQLCESFGWRTAFWVPSMVLFPFAVVFYLFLRNSPEEAGLPAVRDDIHEAAPSNANGPATPSADELPLREILRLTFSNRILWILGIGFFCMNAVRYSFMNWSVQYMADFQGRSIKGSAFTAVAIPLIGSLGAITAGWMSDALFGKRRAPVCAIMQVGLAVVCVGFAFVPQGAWVLATVMLGLAGFMIYGPDMLMSGAATIDVSHPRAASIATGFTMCLGALGSIFSGAGIGWLRDLSRGNWNLVFYVLAGLVLVAAGFMVSIWNARPKGAK comes from the coding sequence ATGACTGATTCCGCGCCCTCCGCCAAAGCATCACCCGCTGGTGAGACGATGCTGCGTTCCTGGCAGACGCGCATCTTCTGGCTGCTCTGGGGGGCGTATGCCGCTTATTACCTGTGCCGGGTTAATTTCGCCGTTGCCCAACCACTGATCCTGAAGGAATTCCCCACGTGGTCGAGCACGCACATCGGCATGATCCCTTCCACGTACGCCATCTTCTACGCCATCGGGCAGATGGTGAATGGAACCTTGTGCGCGCGATTTGGCGCCCGGCGGATGATTACGATTGCGCTGTTGATGGCCGCCTTGACCAACTTGTTGTTTGCCTTTGCCTCCTCCTTCAGCGTCATGCTGGTGTTGTGGGCCATCAATGGCTGCGCCCAATCCGCCGGCTGGTCGCTCGTGGTGCAGACGATTGCCAATTGGACCACCTCCAAACGCCGCGGCACCGTGGTGGGACTCATCTCCACCTGTTACACCGTCGGCAATGTCGCCTCGTGGCTCCTGGCCGGGCAGCTCTGTGAATCCTTTGGTTGGCGCACCGCCTTCTGGGTGCCCAGCATGGTGTTGTTCCCATTCGCCGTGGTTTTCTACCTGTTCTTGCGCAATTCCCCGGAGGAAGCCGGCTTGCCCGCCGTCCGCGACGATATTCACGAGGCCGCGCCTTCGAATGCCAATGGCCCGGCGACCCCGTCGGCTGATGAATTGCCGCTTCGCGAGATTTTGCGTCTCACTTTTTCGAACCGGATTCTGTGGATTCTGGGCATCGGCTTTTTCTGCATGAACGCGGTTCGATATTCCTTTATGAACTGGAGCGTGCAATACATGGCCGATTTTCAAGGCCGCTCCATCAAGGGCAGCGCCTTCACTGCGGTGGCCATTCCATTGATCGGCTCGCTCGGCGCCATCACGGCGGGTTGGATGTCCGACGCCCTCTTTGGCAAGCGGCGCGCGCCGGTCTGCGCCATCATGCAAGTGGGCCTGGCCGTGGTTTGTGTGGGCTTCGCCTTCGTGCCGCAAGGCGCATGGGTTCTGGCCACCGTGATGTTGGGGTTGGCGGGTTTCATGATTTACGGCCCGGACATGTTGATGAGCGGCGCTGCCACCATTGACGTCAGTCATCCGCGCGCCGCTTCAATCGCCACCGGATTCACCATGTGCCTGGGCGCGCTCGGCTCAATCTTCTCGGGCGCCGGGATCGGCTGGCTGCGCGACCTGTCCCGAGGCAACTGGAATCTGGTTTTCTATGTGCTGGCGGGGTTGGTGTTGGTTGCCGCTGGTTTCATGGTATCCATCTGGAATGCGCGCCCCAAAGGCGCGAAGTAA